From Pirellulales bacterium, the proteins below share one genomic window:
- a CDS encoding ATP-binding cassette domain-containing protein: MIVVEKLHLRVGEFELRELDFAVPQGEYAVCMGRTGSGKTTLVEALCGLRPIAAGRILLLGEDVTHRKPAERGIGYVPQDGALFDTMTVGDHLAFSLVVRRWRRAEIDARVAELASTLGISHLLARFPPGLSGGERQRVALGRALAFRPGILCLDEPLSALDEQTREEMHHLLKSVQRQTGVTALHVTHSREETTALADCVLQITAGKLTSYTRAEWECD, from the coding sequence ATGATCGTCGTCGAAAAACTACACCTTCGAGTCGGCGAGTTCGAACTGCGCGAGCTCGACTTCGCCGTACCGCAGGGGGAGTACGCCGTCTGCATGGGGCGCACCGGCAGCGGCAAGACCACGCTCGTCGAAGCCCTTTGTGGATTGAGGCCCATTGCTGCGGGCAGGATCCTGCTGCTGGGCGAGGATGTCACGCACCGCAAGCCGGCCGAACGCGGCATCGGCTATGTGCCACAAGATGGTGCGCTCTTCGACACGATGACCGTGGGAGATCATTTGGCCTTTTCGCTCGTCGTGCGGCGTTGGCGGCGTGCCGAGATCGACGCACGAGTCGCCGAACTCGCAAGCACGTTGGGAATCTCGCACCTGTTGGCTCGATTTCCGCCAGGGTTGAGCGGCGGAGAACGCCAACGCGTGGCACTAGGGCGGGCACTGGCCTTCCGGCCGGGCATCCTCTGTCTTGACGAGCCGCTGAGTGCCCTCGACGAACAGACGCGCGAGGAAATGCACCACCTGTTGAAATCGGTGCAGCGTCAGACGGGGGTGACCGCGCTCCACGTCACGCACAGCCGTGAGGAGACGACGGCGCTGGCGGATTGTGTCTTGCAGATCACGGCCGGTAAGTTGACGAGCTATACCCGCGCCGAATGGGAGTGTGACTGA
- the ilvC gene encoding ketol-acid reductoisomerase produces MPAKIYYDNDADLSVLKGKTIAILGYGSQGHAHAQNLRDSGCEVIIGQRPGSKNYDLAVSHGFKPMAADEATKRADIVNILLPDEVQADIYRLQIRENLKPGNILMCSHGFNIHFGQIEPPPGVDALLVAPKGPGHLVRSEFVHGGGVPCLIAVSQGASDATFQAGLAYAKGVGGTRAGVIQTTFEEETETDLFGEQTVLCGGASALVKAAYETLVEAGYQPEMAYFECMHELKLIVDLFYQGGLSYMRYSISNTAEYGDYTRGPRLVTAETKAEMKRILEEIQSGKFAREWILENKAGAPAFKATRRRERKHPIEEVGRRLRSLMSWINAKEVE; encoded by the coding sequence ATGCCAGCCAAGATTTACTACGACAACGACGCGGACCTCTCGGTCCTCAAGGGCAAGACGATCGCCATTCTTGGCTACGGCTCCCAAGGGCACGCCCACGCGCAGAACCTCCGCGACAGCGGCTGCGAGGTCATCATCGGCCAGCGACCGGGTAGCAAGAACTACGACCTGGCCGTCAGCCACGGCTTCAAGCCCATGGCAGCCGACGAGGCCACGAAGCGGGCCGATATCGTCAATATCCTACTCCCCGACGAGGTGCAGGCTGACATCTACCGCCTGCAGATTCGCGAGAATCTCAAGCCGGGCAATATCCTCATGTGCTCGCACGGCTTCAACATCCACTTCGGCCAGATCGAGCCCCCCCCCGGCGTCGACGCCCTGCTCGTCGCCCCGAAGGGCCCCGGCCATCTCGTCCGCAGCGAGTTCGTCCACGGCGGCGGCGTCCCCTGCTTGATCGCCGTGTCGCAGGGCGCCAGCGATGCCACCTTCCAGGCTGGTCTCGCCTATGCCAAGGGGGTCGGCGGCACCCGGGCAGGCGTCATCCAAACCACCTTCGAGGAAGAGACCGAGACGGATCTCTTCGGCGAGCAGACCGTCCTCTGCGGCGGCGCGAGCGCCCTGGTGAAGGCGGCCTACGAGACCCTCGTCGAGGCCGGCTATCAGCCCGAGATGGCCTACTTCGAGTGCATGCACGAGTTGAAGCTCATCGTCGACCTGTTCTATCAGGGCGGTCTGAGCTACATGCGTTACAGCATCTCGAACACGGCCGAGTACGGCGATTACACGCGTGGTCCGCGTCTCGTCACCGCCGAGACCAAGGCCGAGATGAAGCGCATTCTCGAAGAAATCCAGTCGGGCAAGTTCGCCCGCGAGTGGATCCTCGAAAACAAGGCCGGCGCCCCCGCCTTCAAGGCCACCCGTCGCCGCGAACGCAAGCATCCGATCGAAGAGGTCGGCCGCCGGCTCCGCAGCCTCATGTCATGGATCAACGCCAAGGAAGTCGAGTAG
- a CDS encoding DUF3386 family protein — MRPILSTSVLVLGAVVALFSLRPAQAHFVWAYVPEGSANVQISFAEDPSPGTANLIDRLKPTQAWLHVPGQPVSELKLHENVDQAAETATLDASVPQSGAYAVEVFCRYGVFAKTGKPLLLDYYAKHLSGDWTQAKELAQPSSRLAFDVVPRLADGGITLQALWKEAPAAGVELTLWSPSGDEQKLTTDEQGLAKIKRAAAGEYHLLAKHVDESAQGELDGKAYNGNWSFATVTFHVADTTTASTASTTSELAAATEAKPEEKDITASELLARARADRALWQDFHGFTADVKVHIDNQLETGTIEIDENGKSKFVGIEKNLTPLLRQQLSSMIAHRLPDSSIGDEADYQEESGLHVLGRKLKLAEESMGSIYRIQDDVVTEVNREMGNQKFTISMLDVEHNAEGKYLPKVFNVSFWDAKSGDLASSMTYYHKWERVGKYDLPALFVLVSAGKDKREVLKIEMSNFRLTDGTKVSSK; from the coding sequence ATGCGTCCTATTCTGTCGACGTCGGTCCTCGTGCTGGGCGCCGTCGTGGCCCTGTTCTCGTTGCGTCCTGCCCAGGCGCACTTCGTGTGGGCCTATGTGCCCGAGGGCTCCGCGAACGTGCAGATCTCGTTCGCCGAGGATCCTTCGCCCGGCACGGCGAATCTGATCGATCGCCTCAAGCCGACCCAGGCCTGGTTGCACGTGCCCGGTCAGCCGGTCTCGGAGCTCAAGCTCCATGAGAACGTCGACCAGGCGGCCGAAACCGCCACGCTCGACGCCAGCGTTCCGCAGTCGGGCGCCTATGCCGTCGAGGTCTTCTGCCGCTACGGTGTGTTCGCCAAGACGGGCAAGCCGCTGTTGCTCGACTACTATGCCAAGCACCTGTCGGGCGATTGGACGCAGGCCAAGGAGTTGGCTCAGCCGTCGTCGCGTCTCGCGTTCGATGTCGTTCCCCGGTTGGCCGACGGCGGTATCACGTTGCAGGCCCTGTGGAAGGAAGCGCCGGCGGCCGGCGTCGAACTGACCCTCTGGAGTCCGAGCGGCGATGAACAGAAGCTCACGACCGACGAGCAGGGCCTGGCCAAGATCAAGCGTGCCGCGGCGGGGGAGTACCACCTGCTTGCCAAGCACGTCGACGAGAGCGCCCAGGGGGAACTTGACGGCAAGGCCTACAACGGCAATTGGAGCTTTGCGACGGTGACCTTCCACGTGGCCGATACGACGACGGCGTCGACCGCTTCGACGACGAGCGAGTTGGCCGCCGCCACGGAAGCCAAGCCCGAGGAAAAGGACATCACGGCCTCCGAGCTACTGGCCCGCGCCCGTGCGGATCGCGCCCTGTGGCAAGATTTCCACGGCTTCACGGCTGACGTGAAGGTACACATCGACAACCAACTCGAGACCGGCACGATCGAGATCGACGAGAACGGCAAGTCGAAGTTCGTCGGCATCGAGAAGAATCTGACGCCGCTGTTGCGCCAGCAACTCAGCTCGATGATCGCGCATCGTCTGCCCGACTCATCGATTGGCGACGAGGCCGACTACCAGGAAGAGAGTGGCCTGCACGTGCTGGGGCGCAAGCTCAAGCTGGCCGAAGAGTCGATGGGGAGCATCTACCGCATCCAGGACGACGTCGTTACGGAAGTGAACCGCGAGATGGGCAACCAGAAGTTCACCATCTCGATGCTCGACGTCGAGCACAACGCCGAAGGCAAGTACCTGCCCAAGGTCTTCAACGTCAGCTTCTGGGACGCCAAGTCGGGCGATCTCGCCTCGTCGATGACCTACTACCACAAGTGGGAGCGCGTCGGGAAGTACGACCTGCCGGCGTTGTTCGTCCTGGTCTCGGCCGGCAAGGACAAACGCGAAGTGCTGAAGATCGAGATGTCGAACTTCCGCCTGACGGACGGCACGAAGGTGTCGTCGAAGTAG
- the ilvN gene encoding acetolactate synthase small subunit gives MRHLLSALVQNVPGVLAHISGMLASRGYNIDSLAVGETENPDISRMTFVLVGDDSTLEQVRKQLEKIVTVVEVDDISSQDFVERDLMLIRIKAPPGGKRTEVRELTEIFRGRIVDVGPQDVMIEISGQERKIVAFIELMRPYGIIELVRTGRIAMVRCTSRDRENAGAADRKD, from the coding sequence ATGCGGCACTTGCTCTCGGCGCTCGTACAAAACGTGCCCGGAGTCCTCGCGCACATCTCCGGCATGCTCGCCTCGCGCGGCTATAACATCGATAGCCTCGCGGTGGGCGAGACCGAGAACCCGGATATCTCGCGGATGACCTTCGTGCTGGTCGGAGACGACAGCACGCTCGAGCAGGTCCGCAAGCAACTCGAAAAGATCGTCACGGTCGTCGAGGTAGACGACATCAGCTCGCAGGATTTCGTCGAGCGCGATCTGATGCTGATCCGCATCAAGGCCCCACCGGGGGGCAAGCGGACCGAAGTCCGCGAGCTGACGGAGATCTTCCGCGGCCGCATCGTCGATGTCGGTCCGCAGGACGTGATGATCGAGATCTCCGGCCAGGAACGCAAAATCGTGGCCTTCATCGAACTGATGCGCCCCTACGGAATCATCGAGCTCGTGCGGACCGGTCGCATCGCCATGGTGCGCTGCACGAGTCGCGATCGCGAGAACGCCGGCGCGGCCGATCGCAAAGACTAA
- the modA gene encoding molybdate ABC transporter substrate-binding protein — protein MGQSSPEWQSSRQTNQGLLLVVGSLVALALLGYLLFRGATTAPGAKGTAQETREKSARESGANDRESPALDAVSPQDATPLMVYCAAGVKAPVEAIAKAFEEEPFGVPVQLQFGGSGTLLSNLQVARRGDLFIAADSSYTDLARERQLVGETLPLARQTPVIAVAKGNPKQIASIADLTRDEVRLALANPDAASIGQLTKKLLEASGEWDAVAAHAKVFKPTVSDVANDVMLGAVDAAIVWDANVRQFSDKLDAVEVHDWQQHPQDVTAGVLSFSERPEAALRFARYMQDSALGGREFLSRGYGPVEAGTPAGAVAP, from the coding sequence ATGGGCCAATCCTCTCCCGAATGGCAGTCGTCGCGGCAGACGAATCAGGGCCTGCTGCTGGTGGTCGGTTCTCTCGTCGCCCTTGCCCTGTTGGGGTATCTCCTCTTCCGAGGCGCGACGACCGCGCCAGGTGCGAAGGGCACGGCTCAGGAAACTCGCGAGAAGTCCGCGCGGGAGTCCGGCGCGAACGATCGGGAATCTCCGGCGCTCGATGCGGTCAGCCCACAGGACGCCACACCCCTGATGGTCTACTGCGCCGCGGGGGTGAAAGCTCCTGTCGAGGCGATCGCCAAGGCGTTCGAAGAAGAGCCCTTTGGCGTGCCCGTGCAATTGCAGTTCGGCGGTTCTGGCACCTTGCTCAGCAATTTGCAGGTGGCGCGACGCGGCGACCTCTTCATCGCCGCCGACAGCAGCTACACGGATCTGGCGCGCGAGCGGCAACTTGTCGGCGAGACACTACCCCTGGCGCGACAAACCCCCGTCATCGCGGTGGCCAAGGGGAACCCGAAACAGATCGCTTCGATCGCAGACCTGACGCGCGACGAGGTGCGTCTGGCGTTGGCCAATCCCGATGCGGCCTCGATCGGTCAATTGACGAAGAAGTTGCTCGAGGCGTCGGGGGAGTGGGACGCGGTTGCCGCGCACGCCAAGGTCTTCAAGCCGACGGTGTCGGACGTGGCGAACGATGTGATGCTGGGGGCCGTCGATGCGGCGATCGTCTGGGATGCGAACGTGCGACAGTTCTCCGACAAGCTCGACGCGGTCGAGGTACACGACTGGCAGCAGCATCCGCAAGACGTGACCGCGGGGGTACTGAGCTTTAGCGAACGTCCCGAGGCCGCCTTGCGTTTTGCGCGTTACATGCAGGACTCGGCCCTGGGTGGCAGGGAGTTCCTCTCTCGCGGCTATGGGCCCGTTGAAGCGGGCACACCAGCAGGGGCCGTGGCACCGTGA
- a CDS encoding PEP-CTERM sorting domain-containing protein (PEP-CTERM proteins occur, often in large numbers, in the proteomes of bacteria that also encode an exosortase, a predicted intramembrane cysteine proteinase. The presence of a PEP-CTERM domain at a protein's C-terminus predicts cleavage within the sorting domain, followed by covalent anchoring to some some component of the (usually Gram-negative) cell surface. Many PEP-CTERM proteins exhibit an unusual sequence composition that includes large numbers of potential glycosylation sites. Expression of one such protein has been shown restore the ability of a bacterium to form floc, a type of biofilm.), which produces MSKFTLAVLILVVALGALRSASADSITINESNSTLFDRWMYPFNGTPGERFLAPVFGAIGSYPDFDNRDGQLIIGFDTSSFVPTGQPLSSYNIASVKVRVTHSSGTFIYDPTYDSYLTYSPDGVAPAPQADSDPGRPIELHGVGLRNGYTSLGFGGVSPGPPVFEQGDIYGSPRSVFPLGFGVPNAEGDVSNNVQFGFESNPWAIGQATSGILPGQSVLSGTSSSAGETFEFDLGLTPQVLAYLQNGLANGGLFFAITSLHSAAEMVGGTNPNFYTSDHPSLFALSPQVTIEFAEVPEPTTWALGLTGFGCVAAFGWVRRRRQSQLSAN; this is translated from the coding sequence ATGAGCAAGTTTACTCTTGCAGTGCTGATTTTGGTGGTGGCTCTCGGGGCGCTACGTAGCGCTTCGGCCGATTCGATCACGATCAACGAATCGAACTCGACGTTGTTTGATCGCTGGATGTATCCCTTCAACGGAACGCCCGGCGAGCGTTTTCTCGCACCGGTGTTCGGAGCGATCGGCTCGTATCCCGATTTCGACAATCGCGATGGTCAGTTGATCATCGGTTTCGACACCTCATCGTTCGTGCCGACGGGACAGCCGCTGTCGAGTTACAACATTGCCTCGGTCAAGGTGCGCGTGACGCACTCGAGCGGGACATTCATTTACGATCCGACGTACGACTCGTACCTGACCTACTCGCCGGACGGCGTCGCGCCCGCCCCACAGGCCGACTCCGATCCCGGTCGTCCGATCGAGCTGCATGGCGTCGGTTTGCGCAATGGCTACACGAGCCTGGGCTTTGGCGGTGTCTCGCCCGGCCCCCCGGTCTTCGAACAGGGAGACATCTACGGCAGCCCGCGCAGCGTGTTTCCGCTTGGATTCGGTGTTCCCAACGCTGAAGGGGACGTATCGAACAACGTGCAGTTTGGTTTCGAGAGCAATCCCTGGGCGATCGGTCAGGCGACGTCGGGCATTTTGCCGGGCCAGAGCGTGCTGTCGGGTACGTCCTCGAGTGCCGGCGAGACGTTCGAGTTTGATCTGGGTCTGACGCCGCAAGTGTTGGCCTATTTGCAGAATGGTCTGGCGAACGGCGGGCTGTTCTTCGCGATCACATCGCTGCATTCCGCGGCGGAAATGGTGGGGGGTACGAATCCCAACTTCTACACGAGCGATCATCCCTCTCTGTTCGCTTTGTCGCCCCAGGTGACAATCGAATTTGCCGAGGTGCCGGAGCCGACCACGTGGGCCCTGGGCCTGACGGGCTTTGGCTGCGTGGCCGCTTTCGGTTGGGTGCGACGTCGCCGTCAGAGCCAGCTTAGCGCCAACTAG
- a CDS encoding ABC transporter permease — MVVAEATYTTPNAILSALQSPEVRYSIRLSLISCAVTTLLSLWVAVPIGYFMSRHPFVGRSLIDAVLDIPIVLPPLVIGLCLLILFQTPLGDVLEDLSRAVTGTLSQWFTGRRVEIGVTYEIPSVILAQFMVACAFAVRTMRVTFDQIHPRCEQVALTLGCNRSQAFWRVVFPQARRGLLAAGTLAWARSLGEFGPILVFAGATRMKTEVLPTTVFLELTTGNIEGAVAASLIMVLAAVIVLIVARIFGLRRIGI, encoded by the coding sequence ATGGTGGTCGCCGAAGCGACCTATACGACGCCGAACGCGATTCTTTCCGCGCTCCAGAGTCCCGAGGTGCGCTATTCGATTCGCTTGAGCCTGATTTCGTGCGCCGTCACGACGTTGCTTTCGCTCTGGGTGGCGGTGCCCATTGGCTACTTCATGTCGCGCCACCCCTTCGTGGGACGCAGCCTGATCGATGCGGTGCTCGACATTCCAATCGTGCTTCCGCCCCTGGTGATCGGGCTGTGCCTGTTGATCCTGTTTCAGACGCCGTTGGGAGACGTGCTCGAAGATCTCTCGCGCGCCGTGACCGGCACGCTCAGCCAGTGGTTTACCGGCCGCCGAGTCGAGATCGGGGTGACGTATGAAATCCCGAGCGTGATTCTCGCGCAGTTCATGGTGGCTTGTGCCTTTGCCGTGCGGACGATGCGGGTCACGTTCGATCAGATCCATCCGCGTTGCGAGCAAGTGGCGCTGACACTGGGTTGTAATCGTAGCCAGGCCTTCTGGCGGGTCGTCTTTCCGCAGGCACGACGGGGACTGCTGGCCGCCGGCACGCTGGCCTGGGCACGTTCGCTGGGGGAGTTCGGCCCGATCCTGGTCTTCGCCGGCGCCACGCGGATGAAAACCGAAGTGCTGCCGACCACCGTGTTCCTCGAACTGACCACCGGCAATATCGAAGGGGCCGTCGCGGCCTCGTTGATCATGGTGCTGGCCGCGGTCATCGTTTTGATCGTGGCGCGGATTTTCGGGCTGCGGCGGATCGGCATTTAA
- a CDS encoding DUF1559 domain-containing protein — MHATGFTLVELLVVIAIIGILIALLLPAVQAAREAGRRSQCANNLHQLVLAMHLHDDSYGRLPYANERGRGGSDSPFIHLLPFLENSTLSDAYDFGWNLSPEAKAQNARITSTRVPAYLCPSMTILRDVPDPDCTAGQESGAPGSYAVNVGTENPFLSGAESGFNGAFIVVTLTQQNPTPSRKISVRGHEIRDGLSNTLLIGELDFGLRNLQIVDCIPKYGQPRGGHTFWSIGYAGYSWASTCGIYNADWMVTTNFERATFRSDHRGGCNFAMADGSVRFIADSVNANTLDALATRSGQEIIEDDF, encoded by the coding sequence CTGCATGCGACAGGATTTACGCTAGTTGAACTGCTGGTCGTCATCGCAATCATCGGTATTCTGATCGCGCTGTTGCTGCCGGCGGTACAGGCAGCGCGCGAAGCGGGACGACGTTCGCAATGTGCGAACAACCTGCACCAGCTTGTGCTGGCGATGCACTTGCATGACGACTCCTACGGACGCTTGCCGTATGCGAACGAGCGTGGCCGTGGCGGGAGCGACAGTCCGTTTATTCATCTGCTGCCGTTCCTCGAGAACTCGACCTTGTCCGACGCTTACGATTTCGGCTGGAATCTTTCGCCCGAAGCGAAGGCCCAGAATGCAAGAATTACTTCGACGAGAGTTCCGGCGTATCTGTGTCCCTCGATGACGATTCTGCGCGATGTGCCCGATCCGGACTGTACGGCCGGTCAAGAGAGTGGTGCTCCTGGCAGCTACGCCGTCAACGTCGGGACTGAGAATCCGTTTCTGTCGGGCGCCGAGTCTGGGTTCAACGGGGCCTTTATCGTGGTCACGTTGACGCAGCAGAACCCCACGCCGTCGCGTAAGATCAGCGTGCGGGGCCATGAGATCCGGGACGGACTCTCGAACACGCTTCTCATCGGCGAGCTCGACTTTGGTTTGCGAAACCTGCAGATCGTCGATTGCATTCCGAAGTACGGCCAGCCGCGTGGCGGTCACACGTTCTGGTCGATCGGTTATGCCGGTTACAGTTGGGCCAGTACCTGCGGCATTTACAACGCGGACTGGATGGTCACGACGAACTTCGAGCGTGCCACGTTCCGCAGCGACCATCGGGGGGGCTGCAACTTTGCCATGGCCGACGGGTCGGTCCGATTCATCGCGGACTCAGTCAACGCGAATACACTCGACGCGTTGGCGACGCGGTCGGGACAGGAGATCATCGAAGATGATTTCTAA
- a CDS encoding hemin uptake protein HemP produces MAIRLSPRPMNIRSDSLPANPADDAAANSPRVLNSQDLLQGHREVLIEHAGERYRLLLTRNGKLLLQK; encoded by the coding sequence ATGGCCATTCGACTGTCGCCCCGCCCCATGAACATTCGCTCCGACTCGCTCCCCGCTAATCCCGCCGACGATGCCGCAGCGAATTCTCCCCGCGTGCTCAACTCGCAAGACCTGCTCCAAGGCCATCGCGAAGTCCTCATCGAGCACGCCGGCGAACGCTATCGCCTCTTGCTCACCCGCAACGGCAAACTACTCCTGCAAAAGTAG